In Massilia forsythiae, one DNA window encodes the following:
- a CDS encoding insulinase family protein, producing MHGFEHTGSHAVPALRATIEQYVDRRSGARHVHMATEAQESAFLAGFPTLLDTSDGRAHILEHLALSGSRRFPVRAPFFAMLRRSLATHMNARTHADRTAYLFASTDRRDFFNLLDVYLDACFHPTLDYLDFLQEGWRHVLEDGKLALRGVVLSEMQGAMADPMHALRHGVVAALFKGTGYAADPGGDPLAIPGLSHTMLRAFHARHYHPSQAVFMSAGRIAPAQIQERIAACVPALQAGRAERLLPALACAWTAARAQQLRIPAQDGQPGGHGLQLAWVLGETGDALGRCSAELLWAGLLGDAAAPLRAALEAAGFGRPARLAGLDTDMRQMVFHVGMEGLDAARVDDARRLILSTLERVAAAGVAEPVLRCALRDLRYRQRDTDGGGHTPFALRRLLQALPLALYGGDVLDGFDNAPALAVLDARVGDPGFFKGLVRALLDNPTRLDTHVVPDGAYFAARAAAQQQALAARQAALPGAERARIEADAAALAARQALAADKALLPRIRPGDIDARARPLPAVERLDGGAWVVEAATNGITHARVLYDVSHLPADDWPWLALYVRVLPELGVGARDFRAAAAWRRAAAPEFRVGIDTAAAQDGGLHIDIAFCAAGLEGDEAALADLLAASAAGVRFDETARLAFLVERAVRQRMEGVSGAGRDVAMLAACAPLSAARRFWNAVDGIDALPFHAALGRLCRTPDGMARLAARLAALHAQVTAAAPARLCIGSGAAARALARLLAAPDAFGAAPVRQAAAAPVPRQPAANLALLGGGQVNHCAMAWRAPGIAHPDAAPLAVAAELMTAWLHRSLRERGGAYGAHAQYDGDARVFALASVHDPRLAGTYADFMAALDTLAHGDLDPESIEEAIVGAIKALDRPLPPQREAIYAWQARRAGVTPALRQGWRAAVLACTAAQIGAAARTWLAPAAASRAAFVGAAGQDLAGMTALDLAAMAAAPTA from the coding sequence ATGCACGGCTTCGAACACACCGGCAGCCACGCCGTGCCCGCACTGCGGGCCACCATCGAACAATACGTCGACCGGCGCTCGGGCGCGCGCCACGTGCACATGGCCACCGAGGCGCAGGAAAGCGCGTTTCTGGCTGGCTTTCCCACCCTGCTCGACACCAGCGACGGCCGCGCCCACATCCTCGAACATCTGGCCCTGAGCGGCTCGCGGCGCTTTCCGGTGCGCGCGCCCTTCTTCGCGATGCTGCGCCGCTCGCTGGCCACGCACATGAACGCGCGCACCCATGCCGACCGTACCGCCTACCTGTTCGCCAGCACCGACCGGCGCGATTTCTTCAACCTGCTCGACGTCTACCTGGACGCCTGCTTCCACCCGACGCTGGACTACCTGGACTTCCTGCAGGAAGGCTGGCGCCACGTGCTGGAGGACGGGAAGCTCGCCTTGCGCGGCGTGGTGCTCAGCGAAATGCAGGGCGCCATGGCCGATCCGATGCATGCGCTGCGCCACGGCGTTGTCGCCGCGCTGTTCAAGGGCACCGGGTACGCGGCCGATCCGGGTGGCGATCCGCTGGCGATACCCGGCCTGAGCCACACCATGCTGCGCGCCTTCCACGCGCGCCATTATCACCCGTCGCAGGCGGTGTTCATGAGCGCGGGCCGGATCGCGCCGGCGCAGATCCAGGAGCGCATCGCCGCGTGCGTGCCGGCACTGCAGGCCGGGCGGGCGGAGCGCCTGCTGCCGGCGCTGGCCTGCGCCTGGACGGCGGCGCGCGCGCAGCAGCTGCGCATTCCGGCGCAAGACGGGCAGCCGGGCGGGCACGGCCTGCAACTGGCCTGGGTGCTGGGCGAGACCGGCGACGCCCTGGGCCGCTGCAGCGCCGAACTGCTGTGGGCCGGATTGCTCGGCGACGCCGCCGCCCCGCTGCGCGCGGCGCTGGAAGCGGCGGGCTTCGGGCGGCCGGCACGCCTGGCCGGGCTGGACACCGACATGCGCCAGATGGTGTTCCACGTCGGCATGGAGGGCCTGGACGCGGCGCGGGTCGACGATGCGCGGCGCCTGATCCTGTCCACCCTGGAGCGGGTGGCTGCCGCCGGCGTCGCCGAGCCGGTGCTGCGCTGCGCGCTGCGCGACCTGCGCTACCGCCAGCGCGACACCGACGGCGGCGGCCACACGCCGTTCGCGCTGCGCCGCCTGCTGCAGGCCCTGCCGCTGGCGTTGTACGGGGGCGACGTGCTGGACGGGTTCGACAATGCGCCGGCCCTGGCGGTGCTCGATGCGCGCGTGGGCGACCCCGGCTTCTTCAAGGGCCTGGTGCGCGCGCTGCTCGACAACCCCACCCGCCTGGACACCCACGTGGTGCCGGACGGCGCTTATTTCGCGGCGCGCGCGGCGGCGCAACAGCAAGCCCTGGCGGCGCGCCAGGCGGCGCTGCCCGGTGCCGAACGCGCCCGCATCGAAGCCGACGCCGCGGCGCTGGCCGCGCGCCAGGCGCTGGCGGCCGACAAGGCACTGCTGCCGCGCATCCGCCCCGGCGACATCGACGCCCGCGCGCGGCCGCTGCCGGCGGTGGAGCGCCTGGACGGCGGCGCCTGGGTGGTCGAGGCGGCCACCAACGGCATCACCCATGCCAGGGTGCTGTACGACGTCTCGCACCTGCCGGCGGACGACTGGCCGTGGCTGGCCCTGTACGTGCGGGTGCTGCCCGAGCTGGGCGTGGGCGCGCGCGATTTTCGCGCTGCCGCTGCCTGGCGGCGCGCGGCGGCGCCGGAATTCCGGGTCGGCATCGACACCGCTGCGGCGCAGGACGGCGGCCTGCACATCGACATCGCGTTCTGCGCCGCCGGCCTGGAGGGCGACGAGGCGGCGCTGGCGGACCTGCTGGCGGCCAGCGCCGCCGGTGTGCGCTTCGACGAAACGGCGCGCCTGGCCTTCCTGGTCGAGCGCGCGGTGCGGCAGCGCATGGAGGGCGTGAGCGGTGCCGGCAGGGACGTCGCCATGCTGGCCGCATGTGCGCCGCTGTCGGCGGCGCGCCGTTTCTGGAACGCGGTCGACGGCATCGACGCGCTGCCGTTCCACGCCGCGCTGGGACGGCTGTGCCGCACGCCGGACGGCATGGCGCGGCTGGCGGCGCGCCTCGCGGCCCTGCACGCGCAGGTCACGGCGGCGGCGCCGGCGCGGCTATGCATCGGCAGCGGCGCGGCGGCGCGCGCGCTGGCGCGCCTGCTGGCGGCGCCGGACGCCTTCGGCGCGGCGCCGGTCCGGCAGGCGGCCGCCGCGCCCGTGCCGCGACAGCCGGCCGCCAACCTGGCCTTGCTGGGGGGCGGCCAGGTCAACCACTGCGCGATGGCATGGCGCGCGCCCGGCATCGCGCACCCGGACGCCGCGCCGCTGGCGGTGGCGGCCGAACTGATGACGGCCTGGCTGCACCGCTCCCTGCGCGAACGGGGCGGCGCCTACGGCGCCCATGCGCAGTACGACGGCGACGCGCGCGTGTTCGCCCTCGCTTCCGTGCACGACCCGCGCCTGGCCGGCACCTATGCGGATTTCATGGCCGCGCTGGACACTCTCGCGCACGGCGACCTGGACCCGGAATCGATCGAGGAAGCCATCGTCGGCGCGATCAAGGCGCTGGACCGGCCGCTGCCGCCGCAGCGGGAAGCTATTTACGCCTGGCAGGCGCGGCGCGCGGGCGTCACGCCGGCGCTGCGCCAGGGATGGCGCGCGGCGGTGCTGGCCTGCACCGCGGCGCAGATCGGCGCCGCCGCGCGCACCTGGCTGGCGCCGGCCGCCGCCAGCCGCGCCGCCTTTGTCGGCGCCGCCGGCCAGGACCTGGCCGGGATGACGGCGCTCGACCTGGCCGCCATGGCGGCCGCGCCGACTGCGTAA
- the pqqA gene encoding pyrroloquinoline quinone precursor peptide PqqA: MTWQTPQAIDFRLGFEITMYISNR, from the coding sequence ATGACCTGGCAAACCCCGCAAGCGATCGATTTCCGTCTGGGCTTCGAAATCACGATGTACATTTCCAACCGTTGA
- the pqqB gene encoding pyrroloquinoline quinone biosynthesis protein PqqB has translation MKIRILGSAAGGGFPQWNCNCANCDGLRKGSIDAVARTQSSIAVSENGSDWLLVNASPDILAQIRANPALQPARAVRDSGICAVLLMDAQIDHVTGLLMLRERATPLPLYATAQVLADLSQALPITRVLGHYCGIDARPIAIDGAALTIPPLHATTFLPVPLRSKAPPYSPHRDDPHPGDNIGLTIRNGTSGESLFYAPGLGEITPQVEAAMRRADVLLVDGTCWSDDEMLAMGLSRKTARMMGHLAQSGPGGMIEVLDRMPARRKILIHINNSNPILREDAPQRAVLAAHGIEVAVDGMEIDL, from the coding sequence TTGAAGATCCGTATCCTCGGCTCGGCGGCCGGCGGCGGCTTCCCACAATGGAACTGCAACTGCGCCAACTGCGATGGCCTGCGCAAGGGCAGCATCGATGCCGTCGCCCGCACCCAGTCGTCGATCGCCGTGAGCGAAAACGGCAGCGACTGGCTGCTGGTCAACGCCTCGCCCGACATCCTGGCGCAGATCCGCGCCAACCCGGCCCTGCAGCCGGCGCGCGCGGTGCGCGACAGCGGCATCTGCGCGGTCTTGCTGATGGATGCGCAGATCGACCACGTCACCGGCCTGCTGATGCTGCGCGAGCGCGCTACGCCGCTACCCCTGTATGCCACCGCGCAGGTATTGGCCGACCTGTCGCAGGCGCTGCCGATCACGCGCGTACTCGGGCATTACTGCGGCATCGATGCGCGCCCGATCGCCATCGACGGCGCCGCACTGACGATCCCGCCCCTGCACGCCACCACCTTCCTGCCGGTGCCACTGCGCAGCAAGGCGCCGCCGTACTCGCCGCACCGCGACGACCCGCATCCGGGCGACAACATCGGCCTGACGATCCGCAACGGCACCAGCGGCGAAAGCCTGTTCTATGCGCCCGGCCTGGGCGAGATCACCCCCCAGGTGGAAGCGGCCATGCGCCGCGCCGACGTGCTGCTGGTGGACGGCACCTGCTGGAGCGACGACGAAATGCTGGCCATGGGCCTGTCCAGGAAGACGGCGCGCATGATGGGGCACCTGGCGCAGTCCGGCCCCGGCGGCATGATCGAGGTGCTCGACCGCATGCCGGCGCGCCGCAAGATCCTCATTCACATCAACAACAGCAACCCGATCCTGCGCGAAGACGCGCCGCAGCGCGCCGTGCTGGCCGCGCACGGCATCGAGGTGGCCGTGGACGGCATGGAGATCGACCTATGA
- the pqqC gene encoding pyrroloquinoline-quinone synthase PqqC, with protein sequence MNDATGSGIREPWSRSEFEAQLRAMGRNYHIHHPFNVRMNAGLCSPAQIRGWIANRFYYQFIIPKKDAAILSNCDDRATRRLWIARILDHDGYGDYQGDAEGGMEAWTRLGEAAGIPRNELWSLQHVVPAVRFACDAYVDFARRSPWQEAVCSSLTEMFAPQIHKDRLAGWPEHYPWVQAPGLAYFRTRIPLAQRDVEHGLAVTLDYFTTRAQQQRALDILKFKLDILWAMLDAIEKAYPE encoded by the coding sequence ATGAACGACGCCACCGGGAGCGGCATCCGTGAACCATGGTCGCGCAGCGAATTCGAGGCGCAGCTGCGCGCGATGGGCAGGAACTACCACATCCACCATCCGTTCAACGTGCGCATGAACGCCGGGCTGTGCTCGCCGGCGCAGATCCGCGGCTGGATCGCCAACCGCTTCTACTACCAGTTCATCATTCCCAAGAAGGACGCGGCGATCCTGTCGAATTGCGACGACCGCGCCACGCGCCGGCTGTGGATCGCGCGCATCCTCGACCACGACGGCTACGGCGACTACCAGGGCGACGCCGAGGGCGGCATGGAAGCCTGGACCCGGCTCGGCGAGGCCGCCGGCATCCCGAGAAACGAACTGTGGTCGCTGCAGCACGTGGTGCCGGCGGTGCGCTTCGCCTGCGATGCCTACGTCGACTTCGCGCGCCGCTCGCCCTGGCAGGAAGCGGTGTGTTCGTCGCTGACGGAGATGTTCGCGCCGCAGATCCACAAGGACCGCCTGGCCGGCTGGCCCGAACACTACCCGTGGGTGCAGGCGCCGGGACTGGCCTACTTCCGCACGCGCATCCCGCTGGCCCAGCGCGACGTCGAGCATGGCCTCGCGGTCACGCTGGACTACTTCACGACCCGTGCCCAGCAGCAGCGCGCGCTTGACATCCTGAAGTTCAAGCTGGATATTCTGTGGGCCATGCTGGACGCCATCGAAAAGGCCTACCCCGAATGA
- the pqqD gene encoding pyrroloquinoline quinone biosynthesis peptide chaperone PqqD, with translation MTTPSFPATPAINRRFRLQWEPAQDSHVLLYPEGMVKLNASAGEILACCDGVRSVDQIVTELEAKFDAGGLRPDIEHFLAYAAEQQWIV, from the coding sequence ATGACGACGCCCTCCTTTCCCGCAACGCCTGCCATCAACCGCCGCTTCCGCCTGCAATGGGAGCCGGCCCAGGACAGCCACGTGCTGCTGTACCCGGAAGGGATGGTCAAGCTGAACGCCAGCGCCGGCGAAATCCTGGCCTGCTGCGACGGCGTGCGCAGCGTCGACCAGATCGTCACGGAGCTGGAGGCGAAGTTCGACGCCGGCGGCCTGCGCCCCGACATCGAGCACTTCCTGGCCTACGCCGCCGAGCAACAATGGATCGTGTGA
- the pqqE gene encoding pyrroloquinoline quinone biosynthesis protein PqqE, whose product MDRVMQGAAAPSSAPPPPPPYWLLAELTYRCPLHCAFCYNPLHYDAVRNELSTAEWVDVLRQARALGAVQLGFSGGEPLVRDDLEELVAEARRLGFYSNLITSGVGLTETRIAALKEAGLDHIQLSFQDSTRELNDFLSSTRTFELKRKVARLIKQYDYPMVMNCVLHRYNLPHVGKIIDMALELGAEYLELANTQYYGWAMKNRDQLMPTLQQVRDAERVVAQYRERIGARCKLLFVVPDYFEDRPKACMNGWGQVFLGVAPDGVALPCHNARDLPGLDLPNVRDASLAAIWRDSRAFNAYRGDDWMQEPCRSCDEKARDLGGCRCQAFMLAGDAAAADPVCAKSPHRHEVDRVIAFAARAGSAGSAGFTPPAAVEQPILFRTDANARSLRLKP is encoded by the coding sequence ATGGATCGTGTGATGCAGGGCGCCGCGGCACCGTCGTCGGCACCGCCCCCGCCCCCGCCCTATTGGCTGCTGGCGGAACTCACTTACCGCTGTCCGCTGCACTGCGCGTTCTGCTACAACCCGCTGCACTACGACGCCGTGCGCAACGAACTGAGCACGGCCGAATGGGTCGACGTGCTGCGCCAGGCGCGCGCGCTCGGGGCCGTACAGCTCGGCTTTTCCGGCGGCGAACCGCTGGTGCGCGACGACCTGGAAGAACTGGTGGCGGAAGCGCGCCGCCTCGGCTTCTACAGCAACCTGATCACCTCCGGCGTCGGCCTGACGGAAACGCGCATCGCCGCGCTCAAGGAAGCCGGCCTGGATCACATCCAGTTGTCGTTCCAGGATTCGACCCGCGAACTCAACGATTTCCTGAGCAGCACGCGCACCTTCGAACTGAAACGGAAGGTGGCCAGGCTGATCAAGCAGTACGATTATCCGATGGTGATGAACTGCGTGCTGCATCGCTACAACCTGCCGCACGTCGGCAAGATCATCGACATGGCGCTGGAACTGGGCGCCGAATACCTGGAACTGGCCAACACGCAGTACTACGGCTGGGCCATGAAGAACCGCGATCAGTTGATGCCGACGCTGCAGCAGGTGCGCGACGCCGAGCGCGTGGTGGCGCAGTACCGCGAGCGCATCGGCGCGCGTTGCAAGCTGCTGTTCGTGGTGCCGGATTATTTCGAGGACCGGCCCAAGGCCTGCATGAACGGCTGGGGCCAGGTATTCCTCGGCGTGGCGCCGGACGGCGTCGCGCTGCCCTGCCACAATGCGCGCGACCTGCCCGGCCTCGACCTGCCCAACGTGCGCGACGCATCCCTGGCCGCCATCTGGCGCGACAGCCGCGCCTTCAACGCCTACCGCGGCGACGACTGGATGCAGGAGCCCTGCCGCAGCTGCGACGAAAAGGCGCGCGACCTGGGCGGCTGCCGCTGCCAGGCCTTCATGCTGGCGGGCGACGCCGCGGCGGCCGATCCGGTGTGCGCCAAGTCGCCGCACCGGCACGAGGTCGACCGGGTGATCGCCTTTGCCGCACGCGCCGGGTCGGCCGGGTCCGCCGGGTTTACCCCGCCGGCCGCCGTCGAGCAGCCGATCCTGTTCCGTACCGATGCCAACGCGCGCAGCCTCAGGCTGAAGCCGTGA
- a CDS encoding methyl-accepting chemotaxis protein codes for MDEKPAAFSVKTRLYGAFAVVVTVTLVLALFSISRVSGIERALHRADTHRNTELEPLYAVREALDQTGISARNAYIFADIADAERELDSVDRHVALYQAALLKLDASLGTEPRYRQVREELDAMSRELKRPRQYRVNGQMAEFGTFLVRECSPLRRKIVADIGVLLEQLQANGARDSATAAASASSARYTIAALGALSVVLAAVVGAMLVRSLLRQLGGEPAYASSVAHAIAAGDLQQPVDTRAAAPSSLLAAMSAMRDSLSGIVGKVRGGTDAIASASAEIASGNNDLSRRTESQAAELARVAGAMKHLIDSVRCNAGDASEASRLAEDAAAVSREGGSAVADVVATMNLINESSQKIVDIISVIDGIAFQTNLLALNAAVEAARAGEQGRGFGIVAAEVRNLAQRSAAAAKEVRTLIEDSVGKVAAGTGQVAHAGDTMRKVVDEVHQVTGIIARISDATSSQTRDIEHVDAAIVQLDEMTLQNAALVEQAAAASRSLQEQAGQLAGLVNTFQLEAGAGAGTARLTASA; via the coding sequence ATGGATGAAAAACCGGCGGCATTCAGCGTCAAGACCCGGCTGTATGGCGCATTCGCAGTTGTTGTAACGGTGACACTAGTGCTGGCGTTGTTCTCGATTTCCCGGGTCAGCGGCATCGAACGGGCCTTGCACCGGGCGGACACGCACCGCAATACCGAGCTCGAACCCTTGTATGCGGTGCGCGAAGCGCTCGACCAGACCGGCATCTCCGCGCGCAACGCCTATATTTTTGCCGATATCGCCGATGCCGAGCGCGAGCTCGATTCGGTCGACCGCCACGTGGCCTTGTACCAGGCGGCGCTGCTCAAGCTCGACGCCTCGCTGGGCACGGAGCCGCGCTACCGGCAGGTACGCGAAGAGCTGGACGCGATGAGCCGCGAGCTGAAGCGGCCGCGCCAATACCGCGTGAACGGGCAGATGGCCGAGTTCGGCACTTTCCTGGTCAGGGAATGTTCGCCCTTGCGGCGCAAGATCGTCGCCGATATTGGCGTCCTGCTCGAACAATTGCAGGCCAACGGCGCGCGCGACAGCGCCACGGCCGCCGCCAGCGCTTCGTCGGCGCGGTATACGATCGCTGCCCTGGGCGCCTTGAGCGTGGTGCTGGCGGCGGTGGTCGGCGCCATGCTGGTGCGCAGCCTGCTGCGCCAGCTCGGCGGCGAGCCGGCCTATGCCTCCAGCGTGGCGCACGCCATCGCCGCCGGCGACCTGCAGCAGCCGGTCGACACCCGCGCCGCGGCACCGTCCAGCCTGCTGGCGGCGATGAGCGCCATGCGCGACAGCCTGAGCGGCATCGTCGGCAAGGTGCGCGGCGGCACCGATGCGATCGCCAGCGCCTCCGCCGAAATCGCCTCCGGCAACAACGACCTGTCGCGCCGCACCGAATCGCAGGCGGCCGAGCTGGCGCGCGTGGCCGGCGCCATGAAGCACCTGATCGACTCGGTGCGCTGCAACGCCGGCGACGCGTCCGAAGCCAGCCGCCTGGCAGAGGACGCCGCCGCGGTCTCGCGCGAAGGCGGCAGTGCCGTCGCCGACGTGGTGGCGACCATGAACCTGATCAACGAGTCGTCGCAGAAGATCGTCGACATCATCTCGGTGATCGACGGCATCGCCTTCCAGACCAACCTGCTGGCCCTGAACGCGGCGGTGGAAGCGGCGCGCGCCGGCGAGCAGGGCCGCGGCTTCGGCATCGTGGCGGCCGAGGTGCGCAACCTGGCGCAGCGTTCGGCGGCGGCGGCGAAGGAAGTGCGCACCCTGATCGAGGATTCGGTCGGCAAGGTGGCGGCCGGCACCGGCCAGGTGGCGCACGCCGGCGACACCATGCGCAAGGTGGTCGACGAAGTGCACCAGGTGACCGGCATCATCGCGCGCATCTCGGACGCCACCAGCAGCCAGACCCGCGACATCGAACACGTCGACGCCGCCATCGTCCAGCTGGACGAGATGACGCTGCAGAACGCGGCGCTGGTGGAGCAGGCGGCGGCGGCGTCGCGTTCGCTGCAGGAGCAGGCCGGGCAGCTGGCAGGGCTGGTGAATACCTTTCAGCTGGAAGCCGGGGCCGGCGCCGGTACGGCGCGGCTCACGGCTTCAGCCTGA
- a CDS encoding GAF domain-containing protein, translated as MTTSEVARLLGVATSTVQIWMESGAIESWKTPGGHRRTRMSLVQGLLHSEEAARNTPNPGTDPEYQPAIKPSYPVASTERSRLAALAASGLVDSEDEARFDRLVRLASMVTGSPIALISLLTSTRQWFKARVGVAARETPRDWAFCSHAILNNELFVVEDAMEDERFRDNPLVQQDPHIRFYAGVPLRDKSGQPLGTLCVIDREPRRLRAAEVQSLLDLADIASSEIQGNGNGNGRSSRH; from the coding sequence TTGACCACCAGCGAAGTCGCGCGCCTGCTCGGCGTGGCGACCAGCACGGTGCAGATCTGGATGGAAAGCGGTGCGATCGAATCCTGGAAGACCCCGGGAGGACACCGCCGCACCCGCATGAGCCTGGTCCAGGGCCTGCTGCACAGCGAGGAAGCGGCGCGCAACACGCCCAATCCCGGCACCGACCCCGAATACCAGCCGGCCATCAAGCCATCGTATCCGGTCGCGTCCACCGAACGTTCGCGCCTGGCGGCGCTGGCGGCGTCGGGCCTGGTCGACAGCGAGGACGAGGCGCGCTTCGACCGCCTGGTGCGCCTGGCCTCGATGGTCACCGGATCGCCGATCGCCCTGATCTCGCTGCTGACCTCGACCCGCCAGTGGTTCAAGGCGCGCGTCGGCGTGGCGGCGCGCGAGACGCCGCGCGACTGGGCGTTCTGCTCGCACGCCATCCTCAACAACGAACTGTTCGTGGTGGAAGATGCGATGGAAGACGAGCGCTTCCGCGACAATCCGCTGGTGCAGCAGGATCCGCACATCCGCTTCTATGCCGGCGTGCCGCTGCGCGACAAGTCCGGCCAGCCGCTCGGCACCCTGTGCGTGATCGACCGCGAACCGCGCCGCCTGCGCGCCGCCGAAGTGCAGAGCCTGCTCGACCTGGCCGATATCGCTTCGTCGGAAATCCAGGGCAACGGTAACGGCAACGGCCGCAGCTCGCGTCACTGA
- a CDS encoding SEL1-like repeat protein, which translates to MRKLALLAVLAGWSVQAAAQQVQCAPTGAQAWSPEAAYRLGLALRNGDGRVRDAAAALRLLAEAAECGLPQAMFILAHMLAAGEGTAPDPAAARRWLERAAQLDYPEALQELALGESDPQRADELLREAAHALRHRAAEQR; encoded by the coding sequence TTGAGGAAGCTGGCGCTGCTGGCGGTGCTGGCTGGATGGAGCGTGCAGGCTGCGGCGCAGCAGGTGCAGTGCGCGCCGACGGGGGCGCAGGCGTGGTCGCCGGAAGCGGCTTACCGGCTGGGGCTGGCGCTGCGCAATGGCGATGGCCGTGTGCGCGACGCCGCCGCGGCGCTGCGCCTGCTGGCCGAGGCGGCCGAATGCGGCTTGCCGCAGGCGATGTTCATCCTGGCGCACATGCTGGCGGCAGGCGAGGGGACGGCGCCCGACCCGGCGGCGGCGCGGCGCTGGCTGGAGCGCGCGGCGCAGCTGGACTATCCGGAAGCCCTGCAGGAACTGGCGCTGGGCGAATCCGATCCGCAGCGCGCCGACGAGCTGTTGCGCGAAGCGGCGCATGCGCTGCGCCACCGCGCCGCCGAGCAGCGCTAG